From Ramlibacter tataouinensis, the proteins below share one genomic window:
- a CDS encoding sensor histidine kinase: MTQLVRSRYASLLATGRVAWMALVFLSLLLLVLATSRSEHAQVQALTLARAEATTVTRFGAHSQAVSLPYLWDRQHDGLPGSATFEINFDFHPASSKPLAIYISRVGNAYEIHLNDVLLQRKGDLLASGTTDTAKAPRLVDVPANLVREHNVLKVLIRADGGRRAGLTPVVFGPAEDVAKLYQRDYADQILVSVGVVVLSLVVACAAFALWLTQKDQRPGGNQRDSLYLFVCIAELSWALRLSNLPLMNPPLGWEYWSVLMVVAIATWGAGMMAFCAQLAGWKHPVAKFGPWWLLPVFGAAAAHLSWTLESIRPLSAFYLLAAIFFVPFAIILCRDALSRKASWELRLIALATFINVAMGVRDAWALRVADAYGTTMWLRYSSVLFGLSLGYIVIARYRAANAHLAHLLESLAEQVAQKEEELRGSYTRLESMAREQERLAERSRILRDMHDGVGAHINTAIRQLQSQSTQPAQVVVTLRDALEQLKLSIDAMSLPEGDVTALLAGLRYRLEPRLVASGIQLAWEVEEIVPLRHMDGAAMRHLQFMLFEALSNVLQHANATTLTIQAQTRGCAVHLRMVDNGRGFDAEGPARKGLKIMRERAALIGAQLAVQSSQGQTVVEVVLPVERRCA, translated from the coding sequence GTGACCCAGCTCGTGCGCTCTCGATACGCGAGCCTGCTGGCGACCGGTCGCGTGGCCTGGATGGCCTTGGTCTTTTTGAGCCTGCTTCTCCTGGTCCTGGCGACAAGCCGATCGGAACATGCACAGGTGCAGGCGCTCACGCTGGCCCGTGCCGAGGCCACGACGGTCACCCGCTTCGGTGCGCACTCGCAGGCGGTCAGCTTGCCCTACCTCTGGGACAGGCAGCATGACGGCCTGCCCGGGTCCGCAACTTTCGAGATCAACTTCGACTTTCACCCCGCCTCGAGCAAGCCGCTGGCGATCTACATCTCTCGCGTTGGCAACGCCTATGAGATCCATCTCAACGACGTTCTGCTGCAGAGGAAAGGGGATCTGCTGGCCTCCGGGACGACCGACACGGCCAAGGCGCCCAGGCTGGTCGACGTGCCGGCGAACCTCGTTCGCGAACACAACGTGCTGAAAGTCCTGATCCGCGCCGATGGCGGGCGGCGCGCGGGGCTGACCCCCGTGGTCTTCGGCCCGGCGGAGGATGTCGCCAAGCTGTACCAGAGGGACTATGCAGACCAGATTCTGGTCTCTGTGGGGGTGGTGGTCTTGAGCCTGGTGGTTGCGTGTGCCGCTTTCGCCCTCTGGCTGACGCAAAAGGACCAGCGCCCGGGCGGCAATCAGCGCGATTCCCTGTACCTCTTTGTCTGTATCGCGGAACTGAGCTGGGCCTTGCGGCTAAGCAATCTCCCTCTCATGAACCCGCCTCTGGGCTGGGAGTACTGGTCGGTGCTGATGGTCGTCGCCATTGCAACCTGGGGCGCGGGGATGATGGCTTTTTGTGCCCAACTCGCGGGCTGGAAACACCCCGTGGCGAAGTTCGGCCCCTGGTGGCTGCTGCCGGTGTTCGGGGCCGCCGCGGCCCATCTGAGCTGGACGCTGGAGAGCATCCGGCCGCTGTCTGCGTTCTACCTGCTGGCAGCGATCTTTTTCGTGCCTTTCGCCATCATCTTGTGCCGCGACGCCCTTTCGAGAAAAGCTTCGTGGGAGCTCCGCCTGATTGCATTGGCCACCTTTATCAATGTCGCGATGGGGGTGCGCGACGCCTGGGCACTTCGTGTTGCAGACGCCTATGGAACGACGATGTGGTTGAGATACTCGTCCGTGCTGTTTGGCCTGTCCCTGGGCTACATCGTCATTGCCCGCTACCGCGCGGCCAACGCCCACTTGGCCCACCTGCTCGAGAGCCTGGCGGAACAAGTGGCCCAAAAAGAAGAGGAACTGCGCGGCAGCTACACCCGTCTGGAGAGCATGGCCCGCGAACAGGAGCGCCTGGCTGAGCGCAGTCGAATCCTGCGCGACATGCACGACGGCGTCGGCGCCCACATCAACACGGCCATCCGTCAACTGCAATCACAAAGCACGCAGCCGGCGCAGGTTGTGGTCACACTGAGAGACGCCCTGGAGCAGCTGAAGCTGTCGATCGACGCCATGAGCCTTCCGGAGGGGGACGTCACCGCGCTGCTCGCCGGCCTGCGCTATCGCCTCGAGCCGCGCCTTGTAGCCTCCGGGATCCAGCTGGCTTGGGAAGTTGAGGAAATCGTGCCCCTGCGCCATATGGATGGCGCCGCCATGCGGCACCTGCAGTTCATGCTGTTCGAGGCGTTGTCGAATGTCCTTCAGCACGCCAACGCGACGACCTTGACCATTCAGGCCCAGACGCGGGGTTGTGCCGTGCATCTGCGCATGGTCGACAACGGTCGCGGCTTCGATGCAGAGGGGCCCGCCCGGAAGGGACTCAAGATCATGCGTGAACGCGCCGCCCTCATTGGGGCTCAGCTGGCTGTGCAAAGCAGCCAGGGGCAGACGGTCGTGGAGGTGGTGCTGCCAGTAGAACGCCGCTGCGCGTAA
- a CDS encoding KTSC domain-containing protein, which translates to MPSKTFSGGRIRKAHYDSASRQLDLHFENQSILAYKHVPEEVYRRLCSAPNPATYWEDRIAEEYPKGTPMTSSAHPEGGRTLSDLFGELDDKKPGE; encoded by the coding sequence ATGCCAAGCAAGACCTTCAGCGGCGGCCGCATCCGCAAGGCGCACTACGACAGCGCCTCGCGCCAGCTCGACCTGCACTTCGAGAACCAGTCGATCCTGGCCTACAAGCACGTTCCGGAAGAGGTGTACCGGCGCCTGTGCAGCGCGCCCAACCCCGCGACCTACTGGGAAGACCGCATCGCGGAGGAGTATCCGAAAGGGACGCCGATGACGTCGAGCGCGCATCCGGAAGGCGGCCGGACACTGAGCGACCTGTTCGGCGAGCTGGACGACAAGAAACCCGGCGAGTGA
- a CDS encoding response regulator, with protein sequence MQALQVLVVEDDPPSLSFFAQSIQQDTRLALAGQASSVQEARRWLDGDHPPLDVLLIDIGLPDGSGIDVIRYALQREPRCEALVITMFGDDENILACIEAGALGYIHKDSAPEDVAAVIVDMKQGGSPMSPMIARRVLARINGNQERSRLSSASATAASGMRALSPREQEVLELIARGFSYGDIARLKGIGVTTVQTHVKNLYAKLAVKSRGEAVYEASQLGLLHLPKQV encoded by the coding sequence ATGCAGGCATTGCAGGTATTGGTCGTTGAAGACGACCCGCCAAGCCTGAGCTTTTTCGCCCAGTCCATTCAGCAGGACACTCGACTGGCCTTGGCCGGGCAGGCCAGCTCGGTTCAGGAGGCGCGCCGCTGGCTCGATGGCGACCACCCGCCTCTGGATGTGCTTTTGATCGACATTGGATTGCCGGACGGCAGCGGCATCGACGTGATCCGCTACGCCCTGCAGCGCGAGCCGCGATGCGAGGCGCTGGTCATCACGATGTTTGGCGATGACGAAAATATCCTCGCTTGTATCGAAGCCGGGGCCTTGGGCTACATCCACAAGGATTCAGCGCCGGAAGATGTGGCCGCAGTGATCGTCGATATGAAGCAAGGCGGATCCCCAATGTCGCCGATGATCGCCAGGCGCGTGCTGGCAAGAATCAATGGGAATCAAGAGCGAAGCCGATTGAGCTCGGCAAGCGCAACCGCCGCCAGTGGCATGCGGGCGTTGTCCCCGAGGGAGCAGGAAGTGCTCGAGCTCATTGCGCGAGGGTTCAGCTATGGCGACATTGCCCGGCTGAAGGGGATCGGCGTGACGACCGTTCAGACCCACGTCAAGAATCTCTACGCCAAGCTCGCAGTGAAGTCGCGTGGAGAGGCGGTGTACGAGGCGTCCCAGCTCGGATTGCTTCACCTGCCCAAGCAGGTGTGA
- a CDS encoding sulfite exporter TauE/SafE family protein, whose product MFWILIYFGTGAFVGFLAGLLGIGGGMTLVPLLAAMLTAQQLAPDHVVHLALGTGMASIVFTSSASVRAHHRLGGVDWSLVRRMGPGMVVGALLATALSGWVSQRALALAFAVIVYAGATQILFGRKPSAARSLPGTPALVAIGLLFGAVCGLVSAGGAFLTVPFMLFCGVSMTTAIGTGAALGLPVALMGTLGYVFSGWQVPGLPPMALGFVYAPALLGIVAGSVLTAPVGARLAHRLPVITLRRIFAFLLYVLATKMLWTYA is encoded by the coding sequence ATGTTCTGGATCCTCATCTACTTCGGCACGGGCGCCTTCGTCGGCTTTCTTGCGGGGCTGCTGGGCATCGGCGGCGGCATGACGCTGGTTCCCTTGCTGGCGGCGATGCTCACCGCGCAACAACTCGCCCCGGACCACGTGGTGCATCTGGCCCTGGGCACGGGCATGGCGTCGATCGTGTTCACTTCCAGCGCCAGCGTGCGCGCCCACCACCGGCTGGGAGGCGTCGACTGGTCGCTGGTTCGCCGCATGGGGCCCGGCATGGTCGTCGGCGCCCTGCTGGCCACCGCGCTGTCGGGATGGGTGTCGCAGCGCGCGCTGGCGCTGGCCTTCGCCGTGATCGTGTACGCGGGCGCGACGCAGATCCTGTTCGGCCGCAAGCCATCGGCCGCGCGCAGTTTGCCCGGCACGCCGGCGCTGGTGGCGATCGGGCTGTTGTTCGGGGCCGTCTGTGGGCTGGTGTCGGCGGGCGGGGCATTCCTGACCGTGCCCTTCATGCTGTTCTGCGGCGTTTCCATGACCACCGCGATCGGCACGGGTGCTGCGCTCGGCCTGCCGGTGGCGCTGATGGGAACGCTCGGCTATGTGTTCAGCGGCTGGCAAGTCCCCGGCCTGCCGCCCATGGCACTGGGCTTCGTGTACGCGCCTGCCCTGCTGGGCATCGTGGCCGGCAGCGTGCTGACGGCGCCCGTCGGTGCCCGCCTCGCCCACCGCTTGCCGGTGATCACGCTGCGCCGCATCTTCGCCTTCCTGCTGTACGTGCTGGCGACGAAGATGCTGTGGACCTACGCGTAA